Below is a window of Brachyspira hampsonii DNA.
TATATAAAAAAATTAGTACATAAAGAAAATAAGGCATAATTTTATATTAACTTTTAAAATTTTTCATTTTCATCATTAGATATGATTTTAACTTCAGCATTTAAAGTAATACCTTTATGATTATAAACTTCTTCTCTTACCTTTCTCATAAGATTTAAAATATCTCTTCCTGTAGCATTATTGTAATTAATTATAAAATTGGCATGATAAGGTGAAACCATAGCTCCGCCTACCCTAACATTTCTCATATTAATAGAATCTATAACCTTACCCGCTATCATATTAGTTTCATAATCATTTAAAAATGTACTTCCGGCAGAAGGATATTTAAATTGATTCTTATTTTTTCTGTCTTTATAAAATTTTTTCATTTCAGGCTTAATTAATTTTTTTGAGCCCTTATTCAATTTAAATCTCACATCAACAATTATATAGTTTTTATCCTGAAAAACACTTTTTTTATAAGCATACTTACAATCATCAATACCAATATGCATATATTCTATATTATCATCTATTATTCCCACACTATCTATAAACTCAGATACAGAATGCTCATAACATCTGGCATTCATATAAGTAGCACCGCCTATAGTACCCGGAAGTCCGTATAAAAACTCTAAACCTGTAAAGGCATTTTTATAAGCATATTTAACAACATCAAAAACTTTAGCTCCTGAATATGCTAAAATATTATGAGATGTATGCTCTATGCGAGAGAAAAATCCGGTATAAATAATAGGAAACTCTATAACCTTGTCCAAAAATAGTATATTGCTTCCGCCTCCTAAAATCATATACCTTTTATTATTATCATTAAGATATTTAATCAAATCTATAAAACCATCAATAGTTTCAGGTATATAAAATTCCAAAGCCTTAGCATTGACTCTGAAAGTATTAAATTTTTTTAAAGAAACATTTTTTTTACTTAAAACACCATTAAAAGATTTAGCCATTAAATCAACCTCTAATATAATTATAACATATTAATAAAAATATAAAAAATAATTTTTATAAAATATACCAAATAGGTTTTGAATCAATTTTTGTATTAAAAAACATATCTTTGATATCCGTATCCTTATTTATATTCCAAGCATTAAAATCCTGATTAAAATTCAAAGCATTTTTAAACATACAAGTCATATATTTGGCATTAGAAACATTCCATTTATTTAAAGGCTGATTAAAATTTTCTGCACCATAAAACATATAAGATAAATCAATAACTTTAGAAACATTCCAATCATTAATATTTATATTGAAATTTTTTATATTATGAAACATAGATCTCATATTAACAACATTAGAAGTATCCCACTTTTCTATTCCTGTAAAATCAGACCTTATATTATAACTTTCATATTCACTATAAGAACCTTCAAAACATGCATAATTAGGCTTATCAAAAAGCATAGACATATCAGTTATTAATGAAGTGTCTATATCTCCTAAATAAATATTATTATTTTCTATTAAACTTCTTAATTCTATTTTATTATTTGGTTTATACACAATTAAAATCCTAATATTTAATAAAAAAGTTTTTCTTTTTTAAAATCTGTTATCATCAAAACAAGCCAATAATATATGAATCTATTTTCAACTGTTTTATTTTCACTATTAGTAAATGATATATTAATTTTAACAATATCTCCATTACTAATATATTCATCAAATTTAATTTGAATAGTAAATTTATCTTTTTTAAAATCTTCAAAATAAAATATACTCTCTGAAAATTCATAAATAACATTCATAGAATATCTACTTGCAAATGCTTTCAAACTGGAATAAACTATTTCTATGTTTTGAAGCTTTTCTATTACTTTATTGAAATCTGAAGTATCTATATTGATAAGTGGAAACTTATTTATAGGCTGAAATATCTCATAATCATTTAAATGCATTTTCCATTTTGAAATATCTTCTTTAGTTAATTCAAATACGCTGGATAAATTAATATAACAATTTTCATCTATAACAACATTATTATCATTGCAATCAGTATAACTGCTGTCGCCTAAATATCTAAAAGAATTTTTAAAATTCATATTTTTATCATATAAATTCCATATCAAACTAACAGCATATTTATTCATTATAGGATTATCAATAAAAATATCTTTCCAAAATTTATAATTATATTTCTTACCGCTTATTAAAATTTTTATTAAATTGTAATTCTGACTTTTCAATATATTTGGAATCTCTTTTCTAATATGCTTTATTTCTTCTTTTATATTTTCAGGAAAGTATTTCGGTATTGATTTTAATTCTTTTTTATTATTAATATCAAACAATTCTACTGAATTATTATTTTTAAGAGAGATTTTATATTTATTATCATTTACTTCTATGATTTTCTCTCCCCTTTTATCAAATCCGAAATCATATACTACTTTAAAACCTAATTCATATAATTCTAAATTCATTTTTTCAGAAATAGAATTTAATAAACTAATAGCCTCTTTTTTAATTGAAGCCTTTTTATTCCTAGCAAAAACATTATATAATAAACTTAAAGCGAATTTACTGTCTGTATGCAATGCTAAAATCCTCATAAACAATAAAGAACTATTTTCTCTATTGTACATCTCAATTAACATATTATCATCAGCATATACACCGCAAACTAAAACAGAAACATCTTTTTGAGAATTAATATATATTTCTCTTATACAATTTTTAAAACTATCTTCATCAAGAAAATTAATTATATTATCAAGTGTTTGTATTTTATAAATATATTTTTTTAAATTATAATACTCTAAACAAATATACTTTATTATTTTCATGTCTATAATTTTTGACTTATCTTTACTAAAAACTTTTATTTCTTTTTCTTTTATTATATCATCAATGAATTTTAATTTTTTATTATTCTTTTTATCATAATTTACCCAATTCTCTATATCTTCTATACTGCTCAAATTTAATACTTCATCATTATTAGCTTTTAATTCTGATAATTCTGTATAAAATTCATTTTCAAGCATTATTCTAAAATCAGCATATATTTTATTGTTATAATTAATAATGCTTTTATATGCTTCTTTCACGTTATTTTTTATTATCTCAAACTGTGTAATTTTTGATGATTTATTCTTTGCTGTTACATATTCAGCAACTATAAATTGTATAGGTATTTTATTATTATTTTTTAGTGAAGTTTCTTCAAATGCAAAATCTAAATCTGATACATTATCTAAATTCCAATTGGATAAATCCTGATTAAACATTAATGCCTTATAAAATATATAAGACATACTTTCTAATTTTACAGTATTCCATTTATTTAAAGGCTTGTTAAAACTTCCTGCCCCATTAAACATAGAAAACATATATTTTACATTAGAAGTATCCCAATCATTTAAAGACTTATTAAAATTATAAGCACCAGCAAACATAGAAATCATATTTTCAACTTTAGAAACATTCCATTTATCTAAAGGCTGATTAAACTTTTCACATAAACAAAACATATTAGCCATATTTGTAACATTGGATGTGTTCCAGCTTTTAATATCCTGATTAAATTCTCTACAAGCAAAAAACATGCCTTCCATATTATTTACTTTTGAAGTATCCCATTTATCTAAAGGCTGATTAAACTGACTGAAGCCTGAAAACATTCTTTTCATACTTTCAACTTTTGAAACATTCCAATTATTTATATTACTGTTAAAATTTTTCAATATTTGAAACATAGACTCAGTATTAATAACATTTTCTGTATTCCAATTCTCTATGCCTGAATAATCTTTTCTATTAGTTTTTGAAAATAAATGAGACATATCAGTTATTAAAGAAGTATCAATATCACCTAAATAAATATTATTGTTTTCTATTAAACTTCTTAATTCTATTTTATTATTTGGTTTATATTTACTCATAACTTAATTATTATCATCATTTCCTTA
It encodes the following:
- the murB gene encoding UDP-N-acetylmuramate dehydrogenase; translated protein: MAKSFNGVLSKKNVSLKKFNTFRVNAKALEFYIPETIDGFIDLIKYLNDNNKRYMILGGGSNILFLDKVIEFPIIYTGFFSRIEHTSHNILAYSGAKVFDVVKYAYKNAFTGLEFLYGLPGTIGGATYMNARCYEHSVSEFIDSVGIIDDNIEYMHIGIDDCKYAYKKSVFQDKNYIIVDVRFKLNKGSKKLIKPEMKKFYKDRKNKNQFKYPSAGSTFLNDYETNMIAGKVIDSINMRNVRVGGAMVSPYHANFIINYNNATGRDILNLMRKVREEVYNHKGITLNAEVKIISNDENEKF
- a CDS encoding BspA family leucine-rich repeat surface protein, translated to MYKPNNKIELRSLIENNNIYLGDIDTSLITDMSMLFDKPNYACFEGSYSEYESYNIRSDFTGIEKWDTSNVVNMRSMFHNIKNFNININDWNVSKVIDLSYMFYGAENFNQPLNKWNVSNAKYMTCMFKNALNFNQDFNAWNINKDTDIKDMFFNTKIDSKPIWYIL
- a CDS encoding BspA family leucine-rich repeat surface protein gives rise to the protein MSKYKPNNKIELRSLIENNNIYLGDIDTSLITDMSHLFSKTNRKDYSGIENWNTENVINTESMFQILKNFNSNINNWNVSKVESMKRMFSGFSQFNQPLDKWDTSKVNNMEGMFFACREFNQDIKSWNTSNVTNMANMFCLCEKFNQPLDKWNVSKVENMISMFAGAYNFNKSLNDWDTSNVKYMFSMFNGAGSFNKPLNKWNTVKLESMSYIFYKALMFNQDLSNWNLDNVSDLDFAFEETSLKNNNKIPIQFIVAEYVTAKNKSSKITQFEIIKNNVKEAYKSIINYNNKIYADFRIMLENEFYTELSELKANNDEVLNLSSIEDIENWVNYDKKNNKKLKFIDDIIKEKEIKVFSKDKSKIIDMKIIKYICLEYYNLKKYIYKIQTLDNIINFLDEDSFKNCIREIYINSQKDVSVLVCGVYADDNMLIEMYNRENSSLLFMRILALHTDSKFALSLLYNVFARNKKASIKKEAISLLNSISEKMNLELYELGFKVVYDFGFDKRGEKIIEVNDNKYKISLKNNNSVELFDINNKKELKSIPKYFPENIKEEIKHIRKEIPNILKSQNYNLIKILISGKKYNYKFWKDIFIDNPIMNKYAVSLIWNLYDKNMNFKNSFRYLGDSSYTDCNDNNVVIDENCYINLSSVFELTKEDISKWKMHLNDYEIFQPINKFPLINIDTSDFNKVIEKLQNIEIVYSSLKAFASRYSMNVIYEFSESIFYFEDFKKDKFTIQIKFDEYISNGDIVKINISFTNSENKTVENRFIYYWLVLMITDFKKEKLFY